The DNA segment ATGCTCCctagagcagccaaaaaaatgagtTACTGCAGAAAGGCACCTGCCCTCACAGCTATAACACTTTCCAGAAAATAGAGGGACTGGAGGAGCAGCTGCTAACATTGCCAGCTAAGAGGAATAGTCCTGAGAGCTACCTGGTGGCAGGAGAGGTCAAAAGAGACACTGCTGAACCCTCTAATGTAAAAACAACCTGTTAAACATGAACCACAGACAACTCTCTCACAGATCCCATTCCTAATGACCACCCAACTCCAGAGGAGGTAGCATGATACTGGTACTCCCATCAAATGATCTGGGTACACACAAGCTGCTACCACCCTTGAGAACTCCATGACTGGGCATTAGAGGCTGAATCTACATGCCTGCTGACATTAAGAGATGACAAAGAGATAGCTTTCAgatgaaagaacaagacaaacacacacacacaaacaactaaatgaagaggagatagacGATCTACATGAAAAACAATTCAGAGTgataatagtaaagatgatctaagatcttggaaaaataatgaaagcacAGATAGAGAAATTACAAggaatgtttaacaaagagctagaaaatataaagaacaagaaaactatatgaatagcacaatatctgtaatgaaaaatacattggaAGGAATCAATAGCAAGATAATGgaggcaaaagaacaaataaatgaggtggaagacagagttatataaatcactgccacagaaaagaataaagaaaaaaaatgaaaagaaatgaggagagtctaagagacctctggaacaACATTAAACATACTATCATTTGTATCATagaggttccagaaggagaaaagagagaaaaaggacaagAGAAAATATTGGAAGGGAATttactgaaaacttccctaatatgggaaaggaaacaattaagctgaggaagcaaagagaatcccatacaggataaacctaAGGAGAAACACagcgagacacatactaatcaaactgacgaaaattatatacaaagaaaaatattaaaatccacaaaagaaaacaacaacaaaaaacttacaaGGTAATCCCtctaaggataacagctgatttttcagcagaaacttcaagctagaagggagtggcaagatgaaggtgatgaaggggaggaacctagaaccaagaatgcTCTACCCAGGAAGTCTCTCAGGTTGGATGGAGCAATCAAAAATTTTTTGGATAAGCAAaagataagagaattcagcacctccaaaccagctctgtAATAAATAGTAAAGGAatgtctctaggcagaaaataagTAAACCATAATCAGATACAAAAAacttcaaatgagaaaactcactggtaaaggcaaaagCAATAGAAAGGTAGAAAATCTGCATTAATAACTATGATATAaaaatagtaaccatgagaagaggagaggacaaattaagaacattgaaaatacatttgaaattgagaccagcaaccaaaaaaaaaatatgtatacatagagATGGTTATAGCAAAATCTAATGGGAACAACAAACTAACAAACTATAATAAgcacaaacataaaaaagaaaaatcaatccaaaCATAACAGTAAAGATAGTCAACAAACCACAGGAGACCTAAAGTAACAATCCAAACAATTAAGAAATTGGCAGTAAGTATATACTTATCTATAATTACATTGAATTTAAATGGATGAAATGCTCCAACCAAAGACagagactggatgaatggatataaaaataagacCAATATATGTGCAGtttacaagagacccatttcagactGAAGGGAACAGACTGACTAAAAGTGATGGGGTGTAAAACATATTCCAgtcaaatggaaatcaaaagaaagtgggaaaagcaatagtcatataagacaaaatagactttaaaataaagtcacaagagacaaagaaatacattacataatgatcaaaggatcaatccaagaaaaatatataaaattataaattactatGCAGCCAATATAGGAGTACCACCATATATGAGAAAAGTGTTCATACCCATAAAAGGAGAATTCAaaagcaacacaataatagtggaagAATTTAATGCCCatcttacatcaatggacagatcatcaagacagataagcaacaaggaaaaACAGGATTTCATTGACACtctagaccagatagacttaattgatgTTTATGGAACAtgccatcccaaagcagcagaatatacgttcttctcaagtgcacacagaacatccTTCAGGATAggtcacatcttgggccacagatcaagacTTGGTGAATtgtaaaaagttgaaattatttcaaacgtTTTCTTTGACTACAAtactatgagaaagaaaatactacagTTATATGGCAACAAATTCAGCAACCTAGTAGAAACAGACAAAATTCAAGAACTACACAAGTTTCCAAGACTGAGTCAGGAAGAAAGAGACAATTTGATTAGACACtgcaacaaaattaaatttttaaatataaaaaaatctccCAGCAAACAAGATCCCAATAtttgatggcttcacaggtgagttctacCTGTGAGCATATTAGGGAGAGTTAATACTTACCATTTctacaccatttaaaaaaataattgaagaagaCAAAACAATCCCAAATTCACTCTATGAGGTCAAATTTACACTGATGTGAAAACCAGAtaaagaaactacaaaaaaagaaaataaaagtcactatctttgataaatacagatgcaaatattatcaacaaaatattagcaaaccaaatccaagaaAACTTTAAAGGATCACACAGGATGATCAAAACGAacttattccagggatgcaaggatgattCATTTTCACAATCCACCAATAAGATacacaaaatttttttgtgtgtttttgccatttcctgggccattcccatggcatatggagattcccaggcaagaggtcaaattggagctgtaaccaccagcctacaccagagccacagcagtgtgggatccgggctgcatctgcaacctacaccacagctcacagcaatgctggatccttaactcactgagcaaggccaggggtcaaacccgcaacctcatggtttctagttggattcgttaacgactgagccatgatgggatctccaagATAcacaatattaataaaaaagatgaataaaaaccatgtgaccATCTCTGTAgacacaaagaagaaatttacaatattcaatatccatccataataaaaaattatcaaaattcatatatagaaaacatatttgaacatagaaagtccatttttttttacaaacccATAGATTACATCATACTCAGAGATGAAAAGcagaaagcatttcctttaaaatcaggaagaaaaaactAGGATGCCTACTCATTCTACCTCTTTTTTGAATGTCCCAGCTGTGGCAATCAGAATGAATTATttgaatgtttattgaatgttCTAGCTGTagctatcagaaagaaaaaataaacaaaaagactttCAAATTAGAAGTGAAGTACAACTGTTCATATTTGCAGATGATCTAGCAATACTGCTTCTGAATATATAACTAACGAAAATGAAAAAGTGatattgagtagtattccattgtgtatatataccacatcttcctaatccaattgtctgtcaataggcatttgggctgtttccatgtcttggctattgtgaatagagctgaagtgaacatgtgagtgcatgttttttttaaggaaagttttgttcggatatatgcccaagagtaggattgtggggtcatatggtcattctatgtatagatttctagggTACCtacatactgttgtccatagtggttgtaccaacttatattcccaccaacagtgcagcagggttcccttttctccacactccctccagcatttgttatttgtggacttgttaatgatggccattctgactggtgtgaggtggtacatcatagcagttttgatttgcatttctctaataatcagagatgttgagcattttttcatgtgcttgttggccatctgtagctcttcattggaaaaatgtctattcaagtcttttgcccatttttcaattggttgttggcttttttgatgttgagttgtataagttgcttgtatattctagagattaagcccttgtcagttgtatcctttgaaactattttctcccattctgtaagttgtctttttgttttctttttggtttcctttgctgtggaaaagcctGCCAGTTTGGTTAGGtctgattgatttatttttgctcttatttctgttgctttgggagactcccatttgcagcaacatggatggaactagaaactctcatactgagcgaagtaagtcagagagagaaagacaaataacatatgatatcacttatatctggaatctaatatatggcacaagtgaacctttccacagaaaagaaaatcatggacttggagaatagacttgtggttgccaggagggagggagagagtggggtggttggggagcttggggttaatagatacaaactattgcctttggaatggattatcaatgagatcctgctgtgtagcactgggaactatgtttagtcacttacaatggagcacgataatgtgagaaaatagaatatgtacatgtatgggtaattgggtcaccatgctgtacagtagaaaaaacttTATTGGGGCaataactataaaacaataatgataataaaatttcaagtattcaaaaaaagtgatattgaaaagatatctgcattcccatgttcattgtagtagcatcattcacaatagtcAACATGTGGACAAGCCTAAATCTCTGTTAGTGGATGAATAAAGTAGGagttatatatatagaatattattctgacatgggaaagaaggaagtcctatcatttgcaataacatgaatGGCTCTTGACATTATGCtaactcagagaaagaaaaatactgtatggtattccttttatgtaaaatataaaaattctaaactgATAGAAACAACATAATAGTAGTTATAAGGGCCTTGTGTTGGCAGTCAGAGAATTGGGGAGATGGTGGTCAAAGTGTACACTTTTGCAACAAGAAGATGAATAACTTCTGGAACTCTGATCCACTTCATTGTGTTTTATGTAAAGGGTCTATGAGAAACATCATAAGTTCTTTCACCACAAGGTAATTATCTGACATGACATaggtgttagctaatgctatgATTGTAATCATATTgtgatatataaatgtatttaatcaaTACATTCTATACAAATTTGTAAATTGTTATGTGTTGACtatatcacaataaaatatttttaaaagaccattatttcattatttaatatgTGTTTCTTGGAATATTTATATTTCCACACAATATTTTTGAAGTTTACATATTCCCAAATAATATTATACACACAGTTTTTATATTGTTCCTTCTCAATCTGTAAAATTTCCAACagtcatttttctgtacaaatGTACATGGTTCCATAGTCTCCTCATGGCCCCCATTACTTCTttattcctcaggctgtagataaagggattaagaagaggtgTGATAATGGTGTAAAACACTGCCACCACCTTATCCTCTTCAGGGGAATGCAAGGTGTGTGGCCTTGTATAAGTGGAGAGAGTGGTCACATAGAATAGGCTTGCCACAATCAGGTGAGAGGAACAAGTAGAGATAGCTTTGGTTTGTCCTTTTCCTGAACTCTTCCGGAACACCACAGTAAGCACATAGGCATAGGAAGTGAGAATGGCCATGAATggtaacaaaaaaattataatgccaCTCAGGAGAACTGTATATTCATACTGGGAAGTGTCCTGACACACCAATGGAACCAGAGTTGGAATTTCACAGAAGAAGTGGTTAATGACTCGATATCCACAGAAGTGAAGTTGAAATATATGTGCTGTATGTATTAAAGAATTCAGAGAACTACTGGTCCATACACATGTGACCATGAACCAACAGTGCTTTTTGCTCATGAGTAAAGGGTAACGTAAAGGATGACAGATGGCTACATAGCGATCATATGACATGAAACCAAGAAGAAGAGCTTCAGTTCCACCAAGGACCAAGAACAAAAATGTTTGAATCTCACAGCCTAAAAAAGTAATGGTCTTATTATTGGACAGAAGTTAATTGCCATCTTTGGCACAGTAGTAGAGATATACATCATGTCAATGAAAGAGAGTTGACTGAGTAGAAAGTACATTGGACTGTGAAGTCTGGTATCCAATTGAATAAGGAGAATCAGTATAATGTTACCCATCAGAGCTACTAGAAATAAGATTGCAAtgacaacaaagagaaaagagtcCATTGGACCATATTGGAAAAGACCAAGAAGTATAAAATCTGTCCCAACAGtttgatttcctgttttcatggcttcaagaaaaatatcaaattggTGATATTTGAGTACTCTGTGTAACAATACTGACTGCCCTTTAAGAGAAAAAGGTGATGATTATTAAACACAAGAAAATTTTCTTGAATCACCTTGGGTGACTATATCTCTTTCTGTTTCAACACAAGTCTGTATCTATTGAATTTgacaaattgtaaaataaaactaaaatattttactgagtgTAGAAttgaatataatttgaaaatcaaaataaaatagacattgaAATTACTTGTATACAaactattttcctcttttgtaaatatCTCTAAATGATATATTAGAGATGTGTTCTCTTGTTACAAGAATAGTCTTCACACAAAGATAAAATGATCAGGATAGATTTGGctaaacatataatttaaaaatatttactgcatttctacattttgaatttatatgggatattaattaatataaaagTATAATACACTTACCATGTTTATTAATTATTACTTATTTTCCCTGTATTGTAGGAGTTTAATTAATTGAGCaaaaaatgcttcatttttaaaaacttgagaaTGAATTACTAAAATATAAACTTAGGACTTAAAAAGTATCATGTTCAAAATGGTTAATTTAAAggtaacaaatataatttttcttttattttctgacacAACCTggtctttatatattttcagaGCAAATAATGTCTTCCTAAATAGAGGCCTCttgttctaaaaatatttaaaagtatcaaACAGTATTAAGtcttttcagcatttattatatttCTCTATTGTGGGCACAGAACACATATAACTTCTGAAACTCTAAATATGAACCAAACTGATTTTCTTCATCAAAAGTTTACATGACTATATAATATTGCTAGGCATTCTACATACCAGAAAGGGAGGGATTAGGCAAAGTAAGTAGACtggaaaatgtattaaaaatagtcTGCTATACCAGGGTATTTTgataaaatagtttaataaaGGTTAATAAGTGAGAATCTGTAACACAAATTGAGAAAAGTTTGGAAGAACTTGTGAATATGTCATCATGAATACAAGAATTCATGTACATCTTCTTTACAATTTCTTAAATTATCATGAAATATAATctgaacacaaaaataaaaacatacaataataataataacctaaaagagaaataataaaatatcccaGATTTATCTGGAAATTATCTACATGTATAAGACTGTATTTGAACATAACATAAAATACCTCCCAAGATCAATAGAAAAATCCAGAATAAGAGGGAAGTATATGTTTAGGAAGCACCTGGCTCCACACTGAAAATTTGATAGTACAATCTGAATATGCCAAATGGAATAGctggatagaaaataaaaatttgtttccttaaaaaagacacatgaacctgcatgttcattacagcactattcacaatagccaagacatggaaaaaaacccaaatggccatcaatAGATGATCAGATTAgaaagaggtggtatatatacacaatagaatactactcagccataaaaaatacaatttgcagcaacatgaatggaactagacactctcatcctaagtgaagtcagtcagaaagagaaagacaaataacatatgatatcacttatatctggaatgttaatatagggtacaaatgaacctttccacagaaaagaaaagcatggacttacagaatagacttgtggttgccaagagggagggggaggtagtggggtggttggggagcttggggttaatagatacaaactattgcctttggaatggattagcaatgagatcctgctgtgtagcactgggaactatgtttagtcacttacgatggagcatgataatgtacaaaaatagtatatgtacatgtatgtataactaggtcaccatgctctacagtagaaaaaaattcatattgggaaaataactattaaaattaataataaaaaaatgaaaaaaattcccacgggagtgcccattgtggctcatcttgttaagaatcccacatagtgtccgtgaggatgcaggttcagtccttggcctagttcagtgggttaaggatctggcattgtcacagctgtggcatagatcacaaatATGGCTCAGGTtatgcattgctgtgactgtggcataggccagcagctgcacctcctatttcacccctagcctgggaacttccacatgctacagaaataaaaaagaacaaagtatgaaaaagaaagaaaaaggaaatcccCATGAAGTTCTTCTCCTAAGTAGTAGAATTCCAGAGACCCATAAAATTACTCGATCAAAATGAATGCTTTTCAAcattctccttctctctcagaATCCAAACTGTTTTACTTTGATCTTGGgtgcattttttaatattgacaggaagatttttaatttgaattatgtATGAAAGAAATGACAGTAAAAAGCTATCATTTCTCAATCAAGATAGGGACTGAGAAAACAGGTTAATTCAAATTTGGAAGTGTTAGATAAAGtctcattataaaatatatataaaacataaaatgtatataaaacaaagataacaaattcaaaatattttcaatgggCACTTCGGAAGAGGGTGGACAAAAACACTTCTGAATAAAGACATGCAAGTCCTAATACTATTATGACAAATAGAATTCCATTACCTATCATAAAGTGTAATTATAATCAGACaaatttatacaaaatgaaaagtcctactaaaaaataaagatattggaAAGTTTAATAAGAAAGATATACACACTTTAACGTATTACGCAGCTGGTTTGATCTAATCAAAATCAATGATTAATTCAAATACTATTAAACATTCATATTATTGTATATTGTTACTCAAACTGTGTTTATATTTGAAACAGTAAATacattgacaaaaataaaatggatgtgtGTTTAACTCAGAAAACAAAACCTACGAGGCATTCTAACATCACTATTACAATTTTTTGAGTGTCCTAGCCCaggaaataagatgaaaataaacatgATAATAATAAAGTATGACCGAGTTAATGATTGTGTTTTGAATTTTACTGAAACTAATGACATCCATATATACCATTTTTCTCCGTGAAGTAGTCTAAAATACTTTTACATcaacaataatgataattaaatattataatctATTTATTATAAAACTGGTTTATGTTTTTTAACATAAACACAATAACACATCCTTTCTGATTTATGGGATAGAATAAATTCATCAAATAGTGTTTCTTAGTAAACCAATTAATGGAAATCCAACCTAAATTTCATGGTCCTATATTTCAGAGTCTATTGTGATTCTGTTAATAAACACCTGGAATAAAATGAtcaagctcaggagttcccactgtggtacaatggtaTTGGGGGCTTCTCtggaggcctgggaggcaggttcAGATTCCTGGATGGCTCAGTGGATTGCCAcaggtataggtcacaactgtggctcggatctgactcctggcctgggaactccatatgtcattggatcgccaaaaaagaaaaaaaaaaaaagtcaagctccAAAAAGCTGAAAAATGCTGACAAGAATGTAAGAAGAGGAAATACAATGTACTAAAGTCTATGgagataaattattaaaatagtggCGATTTGGTCTGATATAGGTCTATTTTTACTTTCAGTGAATAAGGCATGGATATTCTGGGTTTAATTAGAATCTTTATACACACAACAAATTTTAGAGAATATACATAGCTACTATCCTCAGCTCTGACTTGCTTTTGGCCAACCGATGTTTTAATTACATTTGACTCCCCATGATTTTGTGGCGTATTGAACATACTTTAAATTTCTGTTGAGTTTAAAAGGTATACTTGTCATCTGCCAATAAGGACATAATTCTGAGGACTTTtgttaagcatatatatatatatatagtacatatatatatatagtactatatatatgtatatatatatacacatatatatagtattttatatatatacatatatatataaaactatttaatCTGGTTATATCTCACCTCCATTTCCAGAGGTAACATGAATTGTGGTAAGTATTAAAAACATTGAATGGTATAGAAACCTCTCCATAATATTGAAGAACACAATTTTATTCATGACCCTATTATATGTTATTAGAACTAACTGATAGATGAAGGAAAAGtgctaaaataaaaagttcaggagttcccgtcgtggtgcagtggttaacgaatccgactaggaaccatgaggttgcgggttcgatccctggccttgttcagtgggttaaggatccggcattgccgtgagctgtggtgtaggtcgcagatgcggctcggatcctgcgttgctctggctctggcgtaggccagcagctatagctccaattcgacccctagcctggaaacctccatatgccgagggagtggcccaagaaatggcaaaaagacaaaaaaaaaaaagttcagaagaaCCCCAAAACATTCTGCATCTCCTTTCAACTAAAGGAAATCTTCCAAATCCCAGCCTCCTCTTCCAACATCCAAAGTCACTTCCCCGATTTTGTTAAGATTCCCAATGAAATTTTGATAAGATTCCAAATGAGGCTAAAttgacattttaatataaaagaaatatattgaaaactgaaagattttaagATCACCAATAGATTTAAACAAATCGCAATCCTAAAAGTGTCTAATTACAATGTAGCTGCAGTGCATAAAGTAATAGATTGGACCTTCAATATGTGCTAATccaattaaaataatatcaatgTAAAGTGTGTtgtaaaccaaaaacaaaacctttggcAGGGGGAGATAAGCaatgctaatatttttatttagtgtgGTAGATTTGAGAACTTGTTAACTATTATTAGATTCATAAATAAAAACTCACAAATTTCTGTCTAAACAGCTTTATCAAAGAAGTAATTAAATGTCtacttatttttatcataatacAGCCTCTTCAGATTCTTATCCTCACCCAcacttatttttccattgttgCTCTCTAACTTACCTTTGAATTTtgaattctgtttctttaaaaatatt comes from the Phacochoerus africanus isolate WHEZ1 chromosome 4, ROS_Pafr_v1, whole genome shotgun sequence genome and includes:
- the LOC125124571 gene encoding LOW QUALITY PROTEIN: olfactory receptor 2AK2-like (The sequence of the model RefSeq protein was modified relative to this genomic sequence to represent the inferred CDS: inserted 1 base in 1 codon), yielding MKTGNQTVGTDFILLGLFQYGPMDSFLFVVIAILFLVALMGNIILILLIQLDTRLHSPMYFLLSQLSFIDMMYISTTVPKMAINXLSNNKTITFLGCEIQTFLFLVLGGTEALLLGFMSYDRYVAICHPLRYPLLMSKKHCWFMVTCVWTSSSLNSLIHTAHIFQLHFCGYRVINHFFCEIPTLVPLVCQDTSQYEYTVLLSGIIIFLLPFMAILTSYAYVLTVVFRKSSGKGQTKAISTCSSHLIVASLFYVTTLSTYTRPHTLHSPEEDKVVAVFYTIITPLLNPFIYSLRNKEVMGAMRRLWNHVHLYRKMTVGNFTD